A stretch of the Pelmatolapia mariae isolate MD_Pm_ZW linkage group LG23, Pm_UMD_F_2, whole genome shotgun sequence genome encodes the following:
- the LOC134621226 gene encoding protein NLRC3-like has product MDQCEDREEGVPPSKTTLSQHSHDCSIIIHRNQPGAEPSCVSLKSNWSKEAGIKFEKAQSPASKGLDQESSDVPSHQSAQDHERHLDSIFMLLEDNIITFVRNELKKFHKVLSPNYTEYLNGQREDEEVLEDKDGEQMRSSREAFVKITLYFLKRMKQEELVDRLKSRTPTGFCQHLKSTLKNKFRHVFEGIAKAGNPTLLNEIYTELYITEGGTEKVNDEHEVRHIEIASTKQHQPERTIRQEDIFKDSPGRDEPIRTVLTKGVAGIGKTILTQKFILDWAEDKANQDIQFIFPFTFRELNVLKEKVFSLVELVHHFFTKTKEGICNFEDFQVLFVFDGLDECRFPLNFNITKTLTDVTEPTSVDVLLINLIKGNLLPSAHLWITTRPAAANQIPPECVTMVTEIRGFTDQQKEKYFRKRFREEEQANRIISHIKTSRSLHIMCHIPVFCWITATVLEDVLKTRKRTKLLKTLTEMYVHLLVIQAKVKKVKYDGGAETDQHWSPESSKMIESLGKLAFEQLQKGNLIFYESDLTECGIDIRAASVYSGVFTQIFKEERGLYQDKVFCFIHLSVQEFLAALHVHLTFINSAVNLLEEQQTTSIWYALFKKSKLQSLHQSAVNKALQSSNGHLDLFLRFLLGLSLEANQTLLRGLLTKMENSSGTNQGTVQYIKKKLSENLSAEKSINLFHCLNELNDRSLLEEIQQSLSSGRLSTDKLSPVQWSALAFILLSSEEDLDVFDLKKYSASEQALLRLLPIIKASRKVLVNVCNLSERSCEGLSSVLSSQSSNLRILDLSNNDLQNSGVNLLSSGLESQHCKVETLRLSGCLITDEGCNSLASALTSNPSHLRELDLSYNHPGDSGMKALYSGLEDPHWSLDTLRVEPAGEQWLTPGLRKYSCQLTIDTNTVNRNLKLSDNNRKVTYVDKDQRYPKHSDRFDKWCPQVLCREGLTGRCYWEVEKSGQVHISVSYRRIPRKGHRDIRNEIEFGFNDQSWCLSISDKGCSAWHNNRETFICSSYFWSGRVAVYLDWPTGTLSFYRVSSDTLIHLHTFNTLFTEPLYPGFGFVFRTSSGFSITLGSSASLCSV; this is encoded by the exons GCTGGACCAGGAGAGCTCAGATGTTCCTAGTCATCAGTCTGCCCAAGACCATGAAAGACATCttgactccatatttatg ctgcttgAGGACAACATCATTACTTTTGTGAGGAACGAGCTGAAGAAGTTCCACAAGGTTCTGAGTCCCAATTATACAGAATACTTAAATGGTCAAAGGGAGGATGAGGAAGTGCTGGAAGATAAGGATGGAGAGCAGatgaggagcagcagagaggcatttgtaAAGATAACACTGTACTTCCTGAAGAGAATGAAACAGGAGGAGCTGGTTGATCGTCTCAagagca GAACTCCCACTGGATTTTGTCAACATCtaaagtctactctgaagaatAAGTTCAGGCatgtgtttgaggggatcgctaaagcaggaaacccaaccctgcTGAAtgagatctacacagagctctacatcacagagggagggactgaaaaggtcaatgatgaacatgaggtcagacataTTGAAATTGCATCTACAAAACAGCACCAACCAGAAagaacaatcagacaagaagataTCTTTAAAgactcacctggaagagatgaaccaatcagaacagtcctgacaaagggagtggctggcattgggaaaacaatCTTAACACAGAAGTTTATTCtagactgggctgaagacaaagccaaccaggacatccagttcatatttccatttacattcagagagctgaatgtgctaaAAGAGAAAgtgttcagcttggtggaacttgttcatcactttttTACTAAAACCAAAGAAGGAATCTGCAACTTTGAGGACTTCCAGGTTTTGTTCGTCTTTGATGGTCTAGATGAGTGTCGATTTCCACTTAACTTCAATATCACAAAGACCCTGACTGATGTTACAGAGCCGACTTCAGTGGATGtactgctgataaacctcatcaagGGGaacctgcttccctctgctcatctctggataaccacacggcccgcagcagccaatcagatccctcctgagtgtgttaccatggtaactgagatcagagggttcactgaccaacagaaagaaaagtactTCAGAAAAAGATTCAGAGAAGAGGAGCAGGCCAACAGGATCATCTCCCATATCAAGACATCaagaagcctccacatcatgtgccacattccagtcttctgctggatcactgctacagtcctggaggatgtgctgaaaactagaaaaaggacaaaacttCTTAAGACTCTGACTGAGATGTATGTGCACTTGCTGGTaattcaggccaaagtgaaaaaggtcaagtatgatggaggagctgagacagatcaacactggagtccagagagcagtaagatgattgagtctctgggaaaactggcttttgagcagctgcagaaaggaaacctgatcttctatgaatcagacctgacagagtgtggcatcgatatcagagcagcctcagtgtactcaggagtgttcacacagatctttaaagaggagagaggactgtaccaggacaaggtgttctgcttcatccatctgagtgttcaggagtttctggctgctcttcatgttcACCTGACTTTCATTAACTCTGCAgtcaatctgctggaagaacagCAAACAACCTCTATATGGTatgcattatttaaaaaatcaaaattacAATCGTTgcaccagagtgctgtgaacaaggcgTTACAGAGttcaaatggacacctggacttgttcctccgcttcctgcTGGGTCTTTCACTGGAGGCCAATCAAACTCTCCTACGAGGTCTGCTAACAAAGATGGAAAATAGCTCAGGGACCAACCAGGgaacagtccagtacatcaagaagaagctcagtgaaaacctgtctgcagagaaaagcatcaatttATTCCATTgcctgaatgaactgaatgatcgttctttATTGGAGGAGATCCAGCAGTCCTTGAGTTCAGGacgtctctccacagataaactttCTCCTgttcagtggtcagctctggccttcatcttactgtcatccgaagaagatctggatgtgtttgatctgaagaaatactctgcttcagagcaggctcttctgaggcttcTGCCAATCATTAAAGCATCAAGAAAAGTATT agtGAATGTCTGTAACctttcagagagaagctgtgaaggtctgtcctcagttctcagctctCAGTCTTCAAATCTCAGAATACTCGACTTGAGTAACAATGACCTTCAGAATTCAGGAGTGAATCTGCTCTCTTCTGGACTAGAGAGCCAGCACTGTAAAGTGGAAACTCTCCG cctgtcaggctgtctgatcacagatgAAGGCTGCAattctctggcctcagctctaaCCTCCAACCCCTcacatctgagagagctggacctgagttacaatcatccaggagactcaggaatgaaAGCCCTGTATTCTGGACTGGAAGATCCACATTGGAGTCTGGACACTCTTAG ggtggagcctgctggagaaCAATGGTTGacaccaggtctgaggaagt attcctgtcaactcacaatcgacacaaacacagtaaatagaaacctcaaactgtctgacaacaacaggaaggtgacataTGTGGACAAGGATCAACGATATCCAAAGCATTCAGATAGATTTGATAAATGGTGCCCCCAGGTGCTGTGTAGAGaaggtctgactggtcgctgttactgggaggttgaGAAAAGTGGCCAGGTTCACATTTCAGTGAGCTACAGAAGAATCCCAAGAAAGGGACACAGAGATATtagaaatgaaattgaattCGGATTTAATGATCAGTCCTGGTGTCTCAGCATATCTGATAAAGGTTGCTCTGCTTGGCACAACAATAGAGAAACGTTCATCTGCTCTTCCTATTTTTGGTCTGGCAGAGTAGCAGTGTATCTGGACTGGCCcactggcactctgtccttctacagagtctcctctgacactctgatccacctccacaccttcaacacactATTCACTGAACCTCTTTATCCTGGATTTGGATTTGTGTTCAGGACTTCATCAGGGTTTTCGATCACTCTTGGTTCTTCAGCATCTCTGTGTTCAGTTTAG